A genomic window from Vagococcus entomophilus includes:
- a CDS encoding FtsX-like permease family protein, protein MTRLRYAFASVRYHKKSGYLLFLFYCLILTLSTFCLSLIQRQLNVIAAVKDRWNVFLQSFPSAKTSIFNQVQLWNKEVLKNYIFIGLFSILFFLIVFLLVNFKIQSQRKREIESLEFLGLKPYQMTLQFILELFLPLLYSFFTLITFALLFSNFFVSTINQSNDYILNQHDASMNKVALEVHSANQSQQAFLSFNQYSFLNVENHQTSLAELQLYLALIGSFLIISFSSILVSFISSFTYIHYLRKKI, encoded by the coding sequence ATGACGAGACTTCGATATGCTTTTGCTAGCGTTAGATATCATAAAAAAAGTGGCTATCTGCTATTTTTATTTTACTGTTTGATCCTAACACTTTCAACTTTTTGCTTGAGCCTCATTCAAAGACAACTCAATGTCATTGCTGCCGTAAAAGATCGTTGGAATGTCTTTCTTCAGTCTTTTCCTTCTGCCAAAACTAGTATTTTTAACCAAGTACAATTATGGAATAAGGAAGTACTTAAGAATTATATTTTTATCGGACTTTTTTCTATCCTATTTTTTTTAATTGTATTCTTACTAGTTAATTTTAAAATACAATCACAACGAAAAAGGGAAATTGAATCCCTAGAATTCTTAGGACTAAAGCCTTATCAAATGACGCTACAATTTATTTTAGAACTATTTTTACCTTTACTATATAGCTTTTTTACCCTTATTACATTCGCTTTACTGTTTTCAAATTTTTTCGTTTCCACTATCAACCAGAGTAACGATTATATTTTGAATCAGCATGATGCCTCTATGAATAAAGTTGCATTAGAAGTCCATAGTGCCAATCAGAGCCAACAAGCTTTTTTGTCTTTTAATCAGTATTCATTTCTAAACGTTGAAAATCATCAAACTAGTTTGGCTGAATTACAACTCTATCTAGCCCTGATAGGGAGTTTTTTAATCATTAGCTTCAGCTCGATCCTTGTTTCATTCATTAGTTCTTTCACCTATATTCATTACTTACGCAAAAAAATCTAG
- a CDS encoding GTP pyrophosphokinase has translation MSKEWIELLEPYEQAVDELKVKLRGIRKQFREKNMHVPIEFVTGRVKSIDSIKNKMQLRGIPESRIEDEMQDIAGLRIMCQFVEDIYEVVELLRSRKDMKVLQERDYIANKKLSGYRSYHLIVSYPVQRIEGEKEVHVEIQIRTLAMNFWATIEHSMNYKYHGEFPKEINVRLARAAEAAHQLDEEMSTIREEIQEAQHLFSHGKGSWNEKKLENKK, from the coding sequence ATGAGTAAGGAATGGATAGAACTTTTAGAACCTTATGAGCAGGCTGTGGATGAATTAAAAGTAAAACTACGAGGGATTCGGAAACAATTTCGTGAAAAAAATATGCATGTTCCAATAGAATTTGTCACAGGAAGAGTCAAATCAATCGACAGTATAAAAAATAAAATGCAGCTACGAGGCATTCCAGAGTCAAGAATAGAAGACGAGATGCAAGATATTGCAGGCCTTCGGATTATGTGTCAATTTGTAGAAGACATCTATGAAGTTGTGGAGCTTCTTCGCTCTCGTAAAGATATGAAAGTTCTGCAAGAACGTGATTATATAGCCAATAAAAAACTTAGTGGTTACCGGTCGTATCATTTAATCGTTTCTTATCCGGTTCAGCGAATTGAAGGAGAAAAAGAAGTTCATGTGGAGATTCAAATTCGGACATTGGCGATGAACTTTTGGGCAACCATTGAACACTCGATGAATTATAAGTATCATGGAGAGTTTCCAAAAGAAATCAATGTGCGTTTAGCCAGAGCGGCAGAGGCCGCTCATCAGTTGGATGAAGAAATGTCCACTATTCGAGAAGAAATTCAAGAAGCACAACACTTATTTTCTCATGGAAAGGGCAGTTGGAATGAGAAAAAGTTAGAAAATAAAAAGTAG
- a CDS encoding sensor histidine kinase, with product MRYLFQQMIAFLAIILTILIVVAISFTQFTKKTMVENSYQQLINYAETAKKNAQYSDGSLYSERLISSLRMSSLVLNGDNVDFYYINSNRTVSYPNAGTLKKEYVSTSDWNAVKSGKSVKMIGKLKDIRLAMVITPLFEWSVVNGEAVPSFSGAVMVTQPVSSVEGSLKNLTGNMLKGFFLSIIIALIVSYILAKFQVNRINRMRKATHQIAHGNFDIHLETKENDELDELAEDFNKMAVALQDSHEEIEHQEELRRQFMADAAHEMRTPLTTINGLLEGLEYNAIPENQKKKCIELMQNETNRLIRLVNENLDYEKIRTNQISMVIQKFSATETLKSLVDQLSGKAEASSDQLVLIADEEIEVYADYDRFVQIMVNIIQNAIQFTQNGTITILVEKGYLETVISISDTGIGMTPDEVQNIWDRYYKADPSRKNTKYGESGLGLSIVHQLVKLHHGKIEVDSQKEVGTTFKIAFPDVEPIKNEKPET from the coding sequence ATGAGATACTTATTTCAACAAATGATTGCTTTTTTGGCTATTATTTTAACAATACTAATCGTCGTTGCAATCTCTTTTACACAGTTCACTAAAAAAACAATGGTAGAAAATAGTTATCAACAGCTCATTAATTATGCAGAAACTGCCAAAAAAAATGCACAATACAGTGATGGCTCGCTTTACAGTGAGCGTTTGATTAGCTCATTGCGGATGTCTAGTTTAGTTCTTAATGGGGACAATGTTGATTTTTATTATATTAATAGTAATCGTACGGTTAGTTATCCCAACGCAGGCACGCTAAAAAAAGAATACGTTTCAACGAGCGATTGGAATGCAGTCAAGTCCGGCAAGTCGGTTAAAATGATTGGGAAATTAAAAGACATTCGCTTGGCGATGGTGATTACCCCGCTGTTTGAATGGTCTGTGGTCAATGGGGAAGCCGTCCCAAGTTTTAGTGGCGCGGTCATGGTGACACAACCTGTTAGCAGTGTAGAGGGAAGTCTTAAAAACTTAACCGGAAACATGCTCAAGGGCTTCTTTCTTTCCATTATTATTGCGCTAATTGTTAGTTATATCTTGGCAAAATTCCAAGTGAATCGAATCAATCGGATGCGAAAGGCGACCCATCAAATCGCACATGGAAATTTTGATATTCATTTGGAAACGAAAGAGAATGACGAGTTAGATGAGTTGGCAGAGGACTTTAATAAGATGGCAGTGGCACTGCAAGACTCACATGAAGAAATAGAGCATCAAGAGGAGCTAAGACGGCAATTTATGGCAGATGCGGCGCATGAGATGCGAACACCATTGACGACAATCAACGGCTTACTAGAAGGCTTGGAGTACAACGCAATTCCTGAAAATCAAAAGAAAAAATGTATTGAACTCATGCAAAATGAAACCAATCGCTTAATCCGATTGGTTAATGAAAATTTAGACTACGAAAAAATACGTACGAACCAGATTAGTATGGTCATTCAAAAATTCAGCGCCACAGAAACGCTTAAAAGTTTGGTTGATCAACTAAGTGGCAAGGCAGAAGCTTCTTCAGATCAGTTAGTGCTGATAGCAGATGAAGAGATTGAGGTATATGCTGATTATGATCGTTTTGTGCAGATTATGGTGAATATCATTCAAAATGCGATTCAGTTTACCCAAAATGGAACTATTACCATTTTGGTTGAAAAAGGGTATTTGGAAACGGTTATCAGTATATCAGATACAGGCATTGGCATGACGCCAGACGAAGTACAAAATATTTGGGATCGATATTATAAAGCAGATCCTTCAAGGAAAAATACGAAGTACGGAGAATCTGGATTAGGTCTTTCCATTGTGCATCAGTTAGTGAAATTGCATCATGGAAAAATTGAAGTTGACAGTCAAAAAGAGGTTGGTACAACCTTTAAAATTGCATTTCCTGATGTCGAACCAATAAAAAATGAAAAGCCTGAGACATAA
- a CDS encoding LTA synthase family protein — MKRSYAPKFLNRRMGFFLLMVFLFWLKTCFSYLFEFNLGIESIQQYLILLINPFPTAFLIFSIALYIKSPKKAYTTLFILSLLTTILLFSNVVYYREFSDFITVNTVLSTGKVSAGLGESALKLFRPYDVFYFLDYILLIFLFVRKKIKLDASPVVIRKAFAITSMSLLLFSINLSLAEADRPELLKRTFSRDHIVKYLGINAFSVYDGVQTYKSNQNRAQAKESDLVSVQKYVNSHYAAPDQTKFGIAKGKNVIYIHLESFQQFLINYKLKDANGVEHEVTPFLNSIFKDKSTFSFTNIYHQVSSGKTSDAETLLENSLFGLSQGPLFTQLGDKNTFQAAPAILSQKAGYTSAVFHGNAGTFWNRNETYKRFGFNYFFDSSYYNVTSDNTSQYGLHDKELFKQSIQYLEHLQQPFYTKFISVTNHYPYPEFKGAEAGFPLAQTSDSTINGYFATANYLDKSIEEFFNYLKESGLYQNSMIVFYGDHYGISKTRNPDLAELLGKTKDTWTDLDDANMQKVPLMFHIPGRTDGSVSSVYGGQVDVLPTLLHLLGVDTKNYFQLGQDLFSKDNEQLVAFRNGDFITPKYTVLGDSIFDNATSTLMTTPSNEVKAEVKALRKKVEKQLSTSDALNTGDLLRYADNGFKAVNPANYNYKNQLEQLTKIEKQKGAKSTSIYSENHNTSTVDLYKTKTYEQYFGPSTATQNK; from the coding sequence TTGAAACGTTCTTATGCACCAAAATTTTTAAATCGTCGGATGGGCTTTTTTCTCCTAATGGTTTTCTTATTTTGGCTAAAAACATGTTTTTCCTATCTTTTTGAGTTTAATTTAGGCATTGAAAGTATCCAGCAGTACCTCATCTTGCTGATTAATCCTTTTCCTACTGCCTTTTTAATTTTTTCGATTGCGTTATACATAAAAAGTCCGAAAAAAGCTTATACTACACTCTTTATTTTATCCTTATTAACGACTATTTTGTTGTTCTCAAATGTGGTTTACTACCGCGAATTTTCTGATTTCATCACTGTCAATACTGTTCTAAGTACGGGAAAAGTTTCTGCTGGGCTTGGAGAGAGCGCATTAAAATTATTTAGACCCTATGATGTTTTTTATTTTCTGGACTACATCCTCTTAATTTTCTTGTTTGTCCGGAAAAAAATTAAACTGGATGCTTCTCCTGTCGTTATCCGGAAAGCATTCGCTATCACCTCGATGTCTTTATTACTTTTCTCCATTAATCTTTCACTTGCTGAAGCTGATCGTCCTGAGTTATTAAAGAGGACTTTTTCAAGAGATCATATTGTCAAATATTTGGGCATCAATGCTTTTTCAGTATATGATGGGGTTCAAACTTACAAATCTAATCAAAACCGAGCCCAAGCCAAAGAGAGCGACTTAGTTTCTGTCCAAAAATATGTCAATAGTCATTATGCTGCTCCAGATCAGACAAAATTTGGTATCGCCAAAGGTAAAAATGTGATTTACATCCATTTAGAAAGCTTCCAACAATTCCTGATTAATTACAAACTAAAAGACGCAAATGGCGTTGAACATGAAGTGACACCTTTTTTAAATAGTATTTTCAAAGATAAAAGCACCTTTAGTTTTACTAATATCTATCACCAAGTCAGCTCTGGAAAAACGAGTGATGCGGAAACTCTTTTGGAAAACTCGTTATTTGGTCTTTCTCAAGGTCCACTGTTTACACAACTAGGGGATAAAAATACGTTCCAAGCCGCCCCAGCGATTCTTAGTCAAAAGGCTGGCTACACAAGCGCAGTTTTCCATGGAAATGCTGGAACTTTTTGGAACCGAAACGAGACTTACAAACGTTTTGGCTTTAATTACTTTTTTGATAGCAGTTATTACAATGTAACCTCTGATAATACTTCCCAGTATGGTTTGCATGACAAAGAACTGTTCAAACAATCGATTCAATACTTAGAGCATTTGCAACAGCCTTTTTATACAAAATTCATTTCTGTTACCAACCATTACCCTTATCCTGAATTTAAAGGAGCAGAAGCCGGATTCCCACTTGCTCAAACAAGCGACTCAACAATTAATGGGTATTTTGCAACAGCAAACTATTTAGACAAATCAATCGAAGAGTTCTTTAATTATTTAAAAGAAAGTGGCCTCTATCAAAACTCAATGATTGTTTTTTACGGAGATCATTACGGGATTTCTAAAACTAGAAATCCTGATTTAGCCGAACTTTTAGGGAAAACAAAAGATACTTGGACTGATCTAGATGATGCAAATATGCAAAAAGTTCCGCTAATGTTCCACATTCCAGGTAGAACAGACGGATCCGTTTCGAGTGTTTACGGCGGGCAAGTGGATGTATTGCCTACTTTACTACACTTACTTGGCGTTGATACCAAAAATTATTTCCAGTTGGGCCAGGATTTATTTTCAAAAGACAACGAACAATTAGTTGCCTTTCGAAATGGTGATTTCATCACGCCAAAATACACGGTACTTGGTGATAGTATTTTTGATAATGCGACCAGTACATTGATGACCACACCATCCAACGAAGTCAAAGCAGAAGTCAAAGCCTTACGTAAAAAGGTGGAAAAACAACTTTCCACCTCAGATGCACTGAATACAGGGGATTTACTTCGCTATGCTGATAATGGCTTTAAAGCAGTTAATCCTGCCAATTATAATTATAAAAATCAATTAGAGCAGTTAACAAAAATTGAAAAACAAAAAGGTGCTAAATCAACCAGCATCTATTCTGAGAACCACAATACTTCAACCGTTGATCTTTATAAAACCAAAACCTACGAACAATATTTTGGTCCAAGTACAGCCACACAAAATAAATAA
- a CDS encoding CYTH domain-containing protein: protein MAEEKEIEFKNLLNEQEYRQLLQTYCNLDTPFFVQTNHYFDTPDWELKKQHMGLRIRLKEEYAEYTLKSPLDDQQGLLETTEVFSNEKANELINTASLPQMGEVADKLTTFKISVDSLRLIGSLKTKRCEIKLDNTHLLVLDESWYGNCHDYELELETVSYDEGKRYFKLLLDKHHLIQRPVQNKVVRMIEATHASDAHK from the coding sequence ATGGCTGAAGAAAAAGAAATTGAATTTAAAAATCTATTAAACGAGCAAGAATATAGACAATTACTCCAAACATATTGTAATCTAGATACACCCTTTTTTGTGCAAACCAATCATTACTTTGACACGCCCGATTGGGAACTAAAAAAACAACATATGGGATTACGCATTCGCTTGAAAGAAGAGTATGCTGAATATACGCTAAAATCCCCATTGGATGACCAACAAGGCTTACTCGAAACTACCGAGGTTTTCTCGAATGAAAAAGCCAATGAGTTGATAAATACTGCTAGTCTTCCTCAAATGGGCGAAGTCGCAGATAAACTCACAACTTTCAAGATTTCGGTAGATTCGTTACGCCTTATTGGTAGTTTGAAAACAAAACGTTGTGAAATCAAGCTTGATAATACTCATTTACTGGTTTTAGATGAAAGTTGGTATGGAAATTGTCACGATTATGAGTTAGAATTAGAAACTGTGTCCTACGACGAGGGAAAAAGATATTTTAAACTTTTACTTGATAAACATCATCTGATTCAAAGACCTGTTCAAAACAAAGTGGTTCGCATGATTGAAGCAACACATGCTAGTGATGCCCACAAGTAA
- the pepF gene encoding oligoendopeptidase F has protein sequence MAETKQLPKRSEVEEHLTWDLSKVFATDAEFDQAFEEVASKLEKVGALKGTLGKSATAFFDGIEFVLNLYRDLETVYVYSHLKNDQDTTNTLYQGIHARANSLAAKVSEAAAWFEPEILSLTDEEIRTFFNENPKLEGYKHFIENITSSREHVLTSKEEALLAGAGEIFSASSNTFSILNNADLTFPVVKNEEGEDVQLSHGVYGQLLESTNREVRKAAYKQLYTVYHQFRNTLASTLSAHVKVHNYNAKVRNYSSAREAALSSNHIPEAVYDTLLSVVHKHLPLLHRYVALRKKLLNVDKLYMYDLYTPVLGEAPIKYSYEEAKEKAVSALQPLGEEYLAIVNDAFDKRWIDVVENQGKRSGAYSSGCYDTLPYILLNWHDSLDQLYTLVHEMGHSVHSYFTRNNQPFVYGDYSIFLAEIASTTNENILTEHLLETEKDPRVRAFVLNHYLDGFKGTIFRQTQFAEFEHFIHTEDAKGVPLTSEYLSEYYGNLNAKYYGEDVERDAEIADEWARIPHFYYNYYVYQYSTGFSAASALANKIVSKEEGALEKYLNYLKAGNSDYPIEVMKKAGVDMTKPDYIEDAMKVFEARLNELDSLIEKL, from the coding sequence ATGGCTGAAACAAAACAATTACCAAAACGTTCGGAAGTAGAAGAACACCTTACTTGGGATCTAAGCAAAGTTTTTGCAACAGATGCAGAGTTTGATCAAGCATTTGAAGAGGTTGCATCAAAATTAGAGAAAGTTGGCGCACTTAAGGGAACTCTTGGAAAGAGTGCAACAGCTTTCTTTGACGGAATTGAGTTTGTGCTCAATTTATATCGTGATTTGGAAACAGTATATGTTTACTCACATCTAAAAAATGATCAAGACACAACAAATACTTTGTATCAAGGAATCCATGCGCGTGCGAACAGCTTGGCCGCTAAAGTAAGTGAAGCTGCTGCTTGGTTTGAACCAGAAATTTTGTCTTTAACTGATGAAGAAATCCGCACATTTTTCAATGAAAATCCTAAGTTAGAAGGATACAAACATTTTATTGAGAATATTACAAGCAGTCGTGAGCATGTATTGACTTCAAAAGAAGAAGCGTTGCTTGCGGGTGCTGGGGAAATCTTCAGTGCTTCAAGCAATACATTTAGTATTTTGAACAATGCAGATTTGACATTTCCTGTTGTAAAGAATGAAGAAGGAGAAGACGTTCAACTTTCTCATGGAGTTTATGGTCAATTGCTAGAAAGTACCAATCGCGAGGTAAGAAAAGCAGCATACAAACAACTTTATACTGTTTATCATCAATTTCGTAATACTTTAGCAAGTACACTTTCTGCTCATGTAAAAGTTCATAATTACAATGCCAAGGTGCGTAATTATTCTTCTGCTCGTGAAGCGGCTTTAAGCAGCAATCATATTCCAGAAGCGGTTTACGATACATTATTATCAGTAGTGCACAAACATCTTCCTTTGTTGCATCGTTATGTAGCTCTACGCAAAAAGTTGTTAAATGTGGATAAATTATATATGTATGACTTATATACACCTGTTTTAGGGGAAGCACCAATCAAGTATAGCTACGAAGAAGCTAAAGAAAAAGCAGTTTCAGCACTTCAACCGCTAGGCGAGGAATACTTAGCTATTGTGAACGATGCATTTGATAAGAGATGGATTGACGTCGTTGAAAATCAAGGGAAGCGCAGTGGCGCATATTCGTCTGGTTGTTATGACACGTTACCATATATTTTACTAAATTGGCATGATAGCTTGGATCAACTGTATACACTTGTTCATGAGATGGGGCACAGTGTTCATAGTTACTTTACTCGTAATAATCAACCTTTTGTTTATGGCGACTATTCGATTTTCTTAGCAGAGATAGCTTCAACTACTAATGAAAATATCCTAACCGAACACTTGTTAGAAACAGAAAAAGATCCTCGAGTTCGTGCATTTGTGTTAAACCATTATTTAGATGGTTTTAAAGGAACTATTTTCCGTCAAACACAATTTGCTGAATTTGAACATTTCATTCATACAGAAGATGCCAAAGGGGTACCATTGACTAGTGAATACTTGTCTGAATACTACGGCAACTTAAATGCAAAATATTACGGTGAAGATGTGGAAAGAGATGCTGAAATTGCCGATGAATGGGCGAGAATTCCTCATTTTTACTATAACTACTATGTCTATCAATATTCTACTGGCTTTTCAGCTGCTTCTGCACTTGCCAATAAAATTGTGTCTAAAGAAGAAGGGGCGCTTGAAAAGTATCTTAACTACTTAAAAGCTGGAAACAGTGACTACCCAATAGAAGTCATGAAAAAAGCGGGAGTAGATATGACCAAACCAGATTATATAGAAGATGCGATGAAAGTCTTTGAAGCTCGTCTAAATGAATTAGATTCACTGATTGAAAAACTATAA
- a CDS encoding response regulator transcription factor, with translation MNVLMIEDNESVAEMMQMFFLNEGWEATFKYDGKEGLDAFLGQPSKWDMVTLDLNLPTLDGVTVCREIRKISKSVPIIMLTARDSESDQVIGLEMGADDYVTKPFSPLTLIARIKALHRRVENAEKPTGEDTTANQPFDVVTDHFKMNTKTREAYLDGNIVSGLTPKEFDLLFTLAKKPRQVFSRDQLLELVWDYQYFGDERTVDAHIKKLRQKIEKVGPQIIQTVWGVGYKFDDSGVGNQ, from the coding sequence ATGAATGTATTAATGATTGAAGATAATGAATCTGTTGCTGAAATGATGCAAATGTTCTTTTTAAATGAAGGATGGGAAGCAACATTTAAATATGATGGCAAAGAAGGATTAGATGCCTTTTTAGGACAACCTTCCAAGTGGGATATGGTGACGCTTGATTTAAATTTGCCAACACTGGATGGTGTGACGGTATGTCGTGAGATTCGCAAGATTTCTAAAAGCGTTCCAATTATCATGCTTACAGCAAGAGACTCTGAAAGCGATCAAGTGATTGGTCTGGAGATGGGAGCGGATGATTATGTGACCAAGCCTTTTAGTCCGTTGACTCTGATTGCCAGAATCAAGGCGCTTCATCGTCGAGTAGAGAATGCGGAAAAGCCAACTGGGGAAGATACGACTGCTAATCAACCATTTGATGTGGTGACGGATCATTTTAAGATGAATACGAAGACACGTGAAGCCTATTTGGATGGGAACATTGTTTCAGGACTAACACCAAAAGAGTTCGATTTGCTCTTTACATTAGCCAAAAAACCAAGACAAGTTTTTTCAAGAGATCAATTGCTGGAACTGGTCTGGGACTACCAATACTTTGGGGATGAACGAACCGTTGATGCACATATCAAGAAATTGCGTCAAAAAATTGAGAAGGTAGGTCCACAAATTATTCAAACGGTCTGGGGAGTAGGCTATAAGTTTGATGATTCTGGAGTCGGAAATCAATGA
- a CDS encoding SdpI family protein: MIFLFVGCILVVVGLLFRILPAPYDIKLYGYGSPLARQDERLWKYAQKVSSSMLLFIGVVMAIIGCILKYFGWTNFFIIEMLLLVFPIMPIFIVTEKKLTEYAYELQAIDEQQMKSFSGNEGEK; the protein is encoded by the coding sequence ATGATTTTTTTATTTGTAGGATGTATTTTAGTTGTGGTGGGACTTCTCTTTAGGATTTTACCCGCACCATATGACATCAAATTATACGGCTACGGCTCACCGTTGGCAAGACAGGATGAACGTCTGTGGAAATATGCTCAAAAGGTAAGTAGCTCAATGCTGTTATTTATTGGGGTGGTGATGGCAATTATTGGTTGCATACTAAAGTACTTTGGCTGGACCAATTTTTTTATCATTGAAATGTTGCTCCTCGTTTTTCCAATTATGCCTATTTTTATTGTAACGGAAAAGAAGCTTACCGAGTATGCCTATGAACTACAGGCTATTGATGAACAACAAATGAAATCATTTTCTGGAAATGAGGGAGAAAAATGA
- a CDS encoding DsbA family protein produces the protein MIEIYLFISPLGRQCLKTEKMMLDLISNENKKFQFRIIPLLNLHTVQRYLIKQALPTNDIQLRNKIFKEFYSASLDYKALLLQGKRKGQSFLFRLQEKVGVQKIPYSAELVREIIQEVGADQEMFQVDRKSNAVKRYFENDQKTAHEMGITEHPSVVVFNYACDRDYGILIEDCGKTEIFHELFKTDEDSCQLNFNPINDDKQNRLTNANLHLIRK, from the coding sequence ATGATTGAAATCTATTTGTTCATTAGCCCACTGGGACGGCAATGTCTAAAAACAGAGAAAATGATGCTCGATTTGATTTCAAACGAAAATAAAAAATTTCAATTTAGAATTATTCCTTTGTTAAATTTGCATACAGTCCAACGCTATTTAATCAAGCAAGCATTACCTACTAATGATATTCAACTGAGAAACAAGATATTCAAAGAGTTTTATTCCGCTTCGTTAGACTATAAAGCGCTGCTTCTTCAAGGAAAGAGAAAAGGTCAATCTTTCCTTTTTAGACTGCAAGAAAAAGTGGGCGTTCAAAAAATTCCTTATTCCGCTGAATTAGTTAGAGAAATTATTCAAGAAGTCGGAGCGGATCAAGAAATGTTTCAGGTTGACCGCAAATCCAACGCGGTAAAACGTTATTTTGAAAATGACCAAAAAACCGCTCATGAGATGGGCATCACAGAGCATCCATCAGTAGTTGTTTTCAACTATGCTTGTGATCGTGATTATGGTATTTTGATTGAAGATTGTGGCAAAACTGAAATTTTCCATGAATTGTTCAAGACGGATGAAGATAGTTGCCAACTAAATTTTAATCCAATCAACGATGACAAACAGAACCGTTTGACAAATGCCAATCTTCATCTCATTCGCAAATAA
- a CDS encoding competence protein CoiA yields MLLAENEKGQVVSALAKQSSSTRRSRYRCLACHQIVILRAGPHKRAHFAHLRKEACEAYTEGETPEHLLGKQLLKEWCQEQGLSYQLEAYLPDLQQRPDLLIEGHYAIEFQCSPISLEMLLKRTENYKKYGYEVFWMVGEKFFLHSRLPRSTQAFFYYYLRLGYALWELDVHKQQLRLQFHIEHLRRNKKTHYLTKIWQKEKCDLSLKEVLQFPKCAKYFHRRYFSIVEQQRIHYREIVHGLIKKEKKYGILQAYFYQNRQNVRELPAHYYGLCPDFLFMKTDCLIWQVSLWVHWQKSQTVRLHVHTTTEFLLQEIKKGKLEIIQFPNCNLRNLVEDFVRVYLDYLVDCFLLAQLNPHFFYFTSWGEMQKKEPFNQLNNRKILKNTKQLSRIPRKNMIL; encoded by the coding sequence ATGTTACTGGCTGAAAATGAGAAAGGACAAGTCGTTAGTGCGTTGGCTAAGCAATCTTCTTCAACAAGAAGATCAAGGTATCGATGTCTAGCCTGCCACCAGATTGTTATTTTGAGAGCGGGACCACACAAGAGAGCACATTTTGCTCATTTAAGAAAAGAGGCGTGTGAGGCTTATACAGAAGGAGAAACACCTGAGCACTTATTAGGAAAGCAACTACTAAAAGAATGGTGTCAAGAGCAAGGGTTGAGCTATCAACTTGAAGCCTATTTACCCGATTTGCAGCAACGACCGGATTTGCTAATTGAAGGACACTATGCCATTGAGTTTCAATGTAGCCCAATTTCTTTGGAGATGCTGCTAAAAAGAACAGAAAATTATAAAAAATATGGTTATGAGGTTTTTTGGATGGTAGGGGAAAAGTTTTTTCTACACAGCAGGCTGCCACGAAGCACACAAGCTTTTTTCTATTATTATCTGCGTTTAGGGTACGCGCTTTGGGAGTTAGATGTACACAAACAGCAACTACGACTCCAATTTCACATTGAACATCTTAGAAGAAATAAGAAGACCCACTATTTGACGAAAATATGGCAAAAGGAAAAATGTGATCTGTCTTTAAAAGAAGTGCTTCAGTTTCCCAAGTGTGCGAAATATTTTCATCGCCGCTATTTTTCTATTGTTGAACAACAAAGAATCCATTATCGGGAGATTGTACACGGTCTGATAAAAAAAGAAAAAAAGTATGGCATACTTCAAGCTTATTTTTATCAAAATAGGCAAAATGTACGGGAGTTACCCGCCCATTATTATGGATTATGTCCTGATTTTTTATTTATGAAAACAGATTGCTTAATTTGGCAAGTATCTTTGTGGGTGCATTGGCAAAAAAGTCAGACAGTAAGATTACATGTGCATACGACAACCGAATTTTTATTACAAGAAATCAAAAAAGGAAAGTTAGAAATTATTCAATTCCCCAACTGTAACTTAAGAAACTTGGTTGAGGATTTTGTTCGTGTTTATCTTGATTATCTAGTAGACTGTTTTTTGTTAGCACAATTGAATCCACATTTTTTTTACTTTACCAGCTGGGGGGAAATGCAAAAAAAAGAGCCGTTCAATCAGCTAAATAATCGGAAAATTTTAAAAAATACTAAGCAATTATCAAGAATACCAAGAAAAAATATGATACTATAA